The Amycolatopsis sp. DG1A-15b genome window below encodes:
- a CDS encoding protein kinase, producing the protein MTEPSPTRRDPPHGAAPTRRDDVVAPAVTRRDGAESSPAARPEVDHGGLPGPVFEEYEPLEALKSGGEAHRVMKVRHRRDGTFHVVKVYGEAVRPDPELLASLQAADTAHLVRIDGWGADTDRYGHSECWEILEFVPGGSLRDLIRAEGPAIPEALVRRVLRQLTGALEHLHTAVPYRGSAGLAHRDVKPENILVRNRAELDLVLCDFGLVADIRATRMSSRRAGTAAYQAPETWQTRSRDAAQDWWSVGVLIVELLTGRNPNTGIMGDSPDDADLFDHLTQYGVDLSEVTDPRWRMLCAGLLTFATSHRWGAEQVRNWDVGKSPDVHSGRDERQPARPAVLPIEVAGRACHDPAEVASVFSQNWQAATRQFADRELRLELSYWLDDNFADASLPKDLFRTDPSTMEVASLRVARFISWTAPDLVPSRQGHPMHATGIAALADRAAAGDDVAAVARLDSAWLGTFARHTCRVHRACGAGDGCVVLRSAAGLIDAAREVVNERAGLLGRVRLGDRELATAQARLVQVLVDRDYRESVRLGDPALRQVGWWGGLMSEGAADDDRGMGALALAVATKERAYLDMGAAAAERKQRRQEERNRRRQSVRAALGRVAPVGRDLLALALVLVLAYLTTFVALLLVARLAEEWVSGPAAIAAAFTGVQTRIALPVAVLLACVLVRPRRPRSVGRRAVWCALGLGGLVAMVLGAGRLDLLGFPVVWSAGVQEGLSAANGALVGAADTLPATTIVAVIAGLILANRLVAVTRGARASASRPVQAGKGLLMAVVVGIILVRTGVLLWQWQLPPAAPDPLALWLEI; encoded by the coding sequence GTGACCGAACCCAGCCCGACGCGCCGCGACCCGCCACATGGCGCGGCGCCGACCCGCCGGGACGACGTGGTGGCACCCGCCGTCACGCGAAGAGACGGTGCCGAGTCCTCCCCGGCCGCGCGGCCGGAAGTGGACCACGGCGGACTGCCCGGTCCGGTGTTCGAGGAGTACGAGCCGCTCGAGGCGCTGAAGTCCGGTGGTGAGGCGCACCGCGTGATGAAAGTGCGCCACCGCCGGGACGGGACCTTCCACGTCGTCAAGGTGTACGGCGAGGCCGTGCGGCCTGATCCCGAACTGCTGGCCTCACTGCAGGCTGCGGACACGGCGCACCTCGTCCGGATCGACGGCTGGGGCGCGGACACCGACCGGTACGGTCACTCGGAGTGCTGGGAAATCCTCGAATTCGTCCCGGGGGGCTCGCTGCGCGATCTGATCCGCGCGGAGGGGCCGGCGATTCCGGAAGCCCTCGTGCGGCGGGTGCTGCGCCAGCTGACCGGCGCTCTCGAGCACCTGCACACCGCGGTGCCCTACCGTGGCTCCGCCGGGCTCGCCCACCGCGACGTCAAACCCGAAAACATCCTCGTCCGGAACCGGGCGGAGCTGGACCTGGTCCTCTGCGACTTCGGCCTGGTCGCGGACATCCGGGCCACCCGGATGTCGAGCCGCCGCGCCGGCACGGCGGCGTACCAGGCACCGGAAACCTGGCAGACCAGGAGCCGGGACGCGGCTCAGGACTGGTGGTCAGTCGGCGTGCTGATCGTCGAGCTGCTGACCGGGCGCAACCCGAACACCGGGATCATGGGCGACTCCCCCGACGACGCGGATTTGTTCGATCACCTGACGCAGTACGGCGTCGACCTGTCCGAGGTGACCGATCCGCGGTGGCGAATGCTCTGCGCCGGGCTGCTCACCTTCGCCACCAGTCACCGGTGGGGCGCGGAGCAGGTACGGAACTGGGACGTCGGCAAGTCTCCGGACGTGCACAGCGGACGGGACGAGCGGCAGCCGGCACGTCCGGCCGTACTGCCGATCGAGGTGGCGGGCCGCGCCTGCCACGACCCGGCCGAGGTGGCGTCGGTGTTCAGCCAGAACTGGCAGGCGGCGACCCGCCAGTTCGCCGATCGTGAACTGAGGCTCGAGCTGAGCTACTGGCTCGACGACAACTTCGCCGACGCCTCACTGCCGAAAGACCTGTTCCGGACGGATCCCTCCACCATGGAGGTAGCGAGCCTGCGGGTCGCCCGCTTCATCTCGTGGACGGCACCCGACCTCGTGCCTTCGCGCCAGGGCCACCCCATGCACGCGACCGGGATCGCCGCCCTGGCCGATCGCGCGGCAGCTGGTGACGACGTGGCGGCCGTCGCGCGGCTCGATTCCGCCTGGCTGGGCACCTTCGCCCGGCACACCTGCCGGGTCCACCGAGCATGTGGTGCCGGTGACGGGTGCGTGGTGCTGCGGTCGGCCGCCGGGCTGATCGACGCTGCGCGTGAGGTGGTCAACGAGCGTGCGGGACTTCTCGGCCGCGTCCGGCTCGGCGACAGGGAGCTCGCGACCGCGCAGGCGCGGCTCGTCCAGGTGCTCGTCGACCGGGACTACCGCGAGTCGGTGCGGCTCGGGGATCCGGCGTTGCGGCAGGTGGGTTGGTGGGGCGGCCTCATGTCCGAGGGGGCGGCCGACGACGACCGGGGAATGGGCGCGCTCGCGCTCGCCGTGGCGACGAAGGAACGCGCGTACCTGGACATGGGGGCCGCGGCGGCGGAACGCAAGCAAAGGCGCCAGGAAGAGCGGAACCGGCGCCGCCAGTCGGTGCGGGCTGCCCTGGGCAGGGTCGCGCCGGTCGGCCGTGACCTGTTGGCCCTGGCACTGGTGCTCGTCCTGGCGTACCTGACGACGTTCGTCGCGCTGTTGCTCGTCGCCCGGCTCGCCGAGGAGTGGGTCTCCGGGCCGGCTGCGATCGCCGCGGCTTTCACCGGCGTCCAGACCCGGATCGCGCTCCCCGTAGCGGTCCTGCTCGCCTGCGTCCTGGTGCGGCCACGCCGTCCGCGGTCCGTCGGGCGCCGCGCTGTGTGGTGCGCGTTGGGCCTGGGCGGTCTGGTGGCCATGGTGCTCGGCGCCGGCCGCCTCGACCTGCTCGGTTTCCCCGTGGTGTGGTCCGCCGGCGTTCAGGAAGGCCTGTCGGCGGCGAACGGTGCGCTGGTCGGTGCGGCCGACACACTCCCCGCCACGACCATCGTGGCGGTCATCGCCGGCCTGATCCTGGCGAACCGCCTGGTCGCAGTGACCCGCGGTGCTCGCGCGTCGGCGAGCCGGCCGGTTCAGGCCGGCAAGGGACTGCTGATGGCCGTGGTCGTCGGGATCATCCTGGTGCGCACCGGCGTCCTGCTGTGGCAGTGGCAGCTGCCACCTGCGGCCCCCGATCCTCTTGCGCTGTGGCTGGAAATCTGA